A part of Anolis carolinensis isolate JA03-04 unplaced genomic scaffold, rAnoCar3.1.pri scaffold_10, whole genome shotgun sequence genomic DNA contains:
- the mrps15 gene encoding small ribosomal subunit protein uS15m, whose product MTLPFDVPIWRRPGFEEKYGSEMWLRGAQALLGAALRVPCALNVTLSQSKTPLLQAARAYARPVRRKKPEITSHLDDLPPTMLQWKYTNVPAVNQVDDVVRRLLSLEMASQKEKLKIKKEQLADKVRKAPNDKGSFEVQIAYLTAKIRTLQEHLHMHPKDKFNRRHMMMAIDRRRKLLKYLRRSRYDAFEKTCQQLGIEYTPPPAFCRRITRRWVAKKALCLKVFQEAQKLKAEGKLKPRQRAPRRTKSKKKKVQQTKGTPV is encoded by the exons ATGACGTTACCGTTTGACGTTCCAATATGGCGGCGCCCTGGTTTTGAAGAGAAATACGGCAGCGAGATGTGGCTACGAGGCGCTCAGGCCTTGTTGGGGGCCGCTCTGAGAGTCCCCTGTGCCTTAAATGTGACGCTTTCTCAGA GCAAGACTCCTCTCCTCCAAGCAGCCAGGGCTTATGCTCGTCCCGTCCGGAGGAAGAAGCCAG AAATCACTAGCCATTTGGATGACTTGCCTCCTACAATGTTGCAGTGGAAATACACCAATGTCCCAGCTGTGAACCA GGTGGACGATGTTGTGAGAAGGCTGCTGTCTTTGGAAATGGCAAGCCAG aaagaaaaactgaaaataaagaaAGAGCAGCTGGCAGACAAAGTCCGGAAAGCTCCAAATGACAAAGGCTCTTTTGAGGTTCAAA TTGCATATTTGACGGCCAAGATCCGCACACTACAGGAACATCTGCATATGCACCCCAAG GACAAGTTCAACCGCCGCCACATGATGATGGCCATTGACCGCCGGAGGAAGCTGCTGAAGTACCTGCGCCGTAGCCGCTACGATGCCTTTGAGAAGACTTGCCAGCAGCTGGGCATCGAGTACACGCCCCCTCCGGCTTTCTGTCGCCGGATCACGCGGCGCTGGGTGGCCAAAAAGGCCCTGTGCCTCAAG GTTTTCCAAGAGGCGCAGAAGCTAAAAGCCGAGGGGAAGCTGAAACCGAGGCAAAGGGCCCCACGGAGAACCAAGTCAAAGAAAAAGAAGGTGCAACAGACCAAAGGGACCCCAGTATAG